The Anaerohalosphaeraceae bacterium genome has a segment encoding these proteins:
- a CDS encoding helix-turn-helix transcriptional regulator: MTGVHTMAPIDFLKMILEAMDQKGLNPNRLARLVEGRVSRSLIYDYLAGRHRLSDDKLAVILEALEINLSADSMNLSKKNKSAKKASSNP, translated from the coding sequence ATGACTGGAGTGCACACCATGGCGCCGATTGATTTTCTGAAGATGATTCTCGAGGCGATGGATCAAAAAGGGCTCAACCCGAATCGGCTGGCCCGGCTCGTGGAAGGCCGGGTCAGCCGAAGTCTAATCTATGACTATTTGGCCGGCCGGCATCGCTTGAGCGATGACAAGCTGGCCGTGATCCTCGAGGCCCTCGAGATCAACCTTTCCGCTGACTCTATGAACTTGTCAAAGAAGAATAAGTCCGCTAAAAAAGCATCGTCCAATCCTTGA